ACGGTTACCGTTTAGGGCGCTGAAATATTCAAGCCGTCCTGCGGCATTTGTTTTTACCTGATAAAACCAGCTTGTATCGATATGTATTATCCTTACGCTATATAAAGAATCAATACCATTCTGTTTTAAAACCTGGGCAAGCGGCATTTTAATGTACCCCGAGTCAATGCGTTCTACAGGTAAAACCTGGCTGGCAATTTGGGGTCTGACATTGGTCATAACGGGATGCAGGAAGCCGCTAACTGCCCATAATAAAACCGGGACAGCTACAATAACAGATACCCACCGATGCCATTTATATATATTTCTGCGAAACATTATTTTCTTTCTTTAACAAGTTCAAAGCGGTTATTTCCATATCATTTCTACCACCTATATCCTAAACCTATTGTAATGTTGCGGGGGTCTGCGAGATTATAGGAATAGGTAGTACCACTGGCCCTGAAAGCAGCAGTAGCTGTTGTTGCATAATACTGGTTAAACAGGTTTAATACATTTGTCCATATTTCCAGCCCGTGCCATTGGTATCCTGTTCTCAGGTTCAGAACATCGTATCCCTTATATCTTGTTTTATTGAGGTCATCCATATAGTAGCCGGAGACATGCTGCCATTCGGCACTTACTCTCAAGCCGTTTATCCATGTGGGTTTATAAGTCACTTCTGCGTTACCTGTAAACCGGGGAGCGCCACTCATTTCATAGCCATTATAGTTAATGCCTCCTGCCACATTCCGGATGAAAGCATGTTTTGAACCGGATCCGCTGAAACGTACGGTCAGGCCCGCCGCCGTTTTATAAGTAAGCCCGTATTCAATCCCTTTATGCCTTGTGTTTCCTGCGTTCTGATTTATTGTGGTGTTATCGGGCTGCAACACAGAAATGATCTCATTACTGCCATTCATTAAATAGATACTCCAATCGGCATACAGCTTATTACTTACCAGCGACAACCAGCCTCCCACTTCATAATTAAAAAATGTTTGCGGAAGCAGATAAGGCGCTACTGCTGTAGAACTGTAAAGCTCTGTAAGCTGCGGCGGCACATAGCCCTGGCTATAGTTACCATAAAAGCCTATACCTCTATAGTTGTAAGTGAGTCCCAGCTTGGGCGTAAACCTGCTGAAGTTATTAACGGTGGAAGCGGCGCCGGTAACCTTGTTTGCCGGCAACTTGTTAGTGTAATCGTAACGAAACGCATCGTATCGCAGGGCTGTTACAATTCTAACATTTTTCACAGGAGAAAACTCATAATCGAGATAACCTGCCATATTGGTAATGCCTGTTTTATAGTTGCTAAGCAGCGAATCAGAATTGGCGTAGCTGTCATATATTCCAGAGTTTATATCCCTGTGGATTGTAATAAACCGGGCATTGTAGCGCTGAGGACTCAGGTCGAGGGTAGCACCCGCGATAACTTTACTGTTCAGCCAATTAAAACGTTGCGTGTGTTGCGCAAAAAGTGCATAGGTTTGAAAAGCATTTTCGTTGATCTGGCCCCTGTACTTCGACTTGTCGGTAGTATTAGGCATTGCGGATATGGAATAGGAAGGATTCTGTTTAATAGAATTGTCACGGAACAGAAAGGACAAGCTGGAGCTGCTTTGTTTATTCCACTGATAGTTGAGCATTGACTTGTACCGCAAAGCATAAACACTTCTGAATGTAAAGGTTTGCTGGGAAGTATAGTTTTTACGGGCAAATTTGAGACTGTCTAACGAGCCCGTCATATCAGCATTATAATCGAGATAAGCTAATGTATTGGTCCAGTTCATCTTATCATTAGGCTTATAGTCGGTACGCAAAGTAGCGATAGACTTATGAAAATCGCTAAAGTCAACCGGCCCATTGGATCTGTTGGCATAATAACCGCTTGCAATAACGCCCCATTTTCCCAGAGAAGTACCCAATTGTGCATCGGCACGTTTATATCCAAGATTGTCTATTTGTGTGCTAATGCTGCCGGAAGTAAATGCGGGCGCCGCCTGGGTGATCACATTTACGGCGCCAGCAATGGCTTCTGCACCATATAAAGCCGAAGCAGGGCCCTTGATCACCTCTATTGTTTTTGCTGCCGCCATATTCATTTCCAATAAGGCGTTATGATTATAAACGCCCGTAGTTCTTATGGGCAGGCCGTCTTCCATGTATAAGAAAAGACTTTTAGTGGTAATAGGCTGACGGATGCTCATTTGATGCTGCTCGTTAGAAAGTGCGATCATATTCACTCCACTCACTTTATTCAGCAGCTGATCCATACGCTGGGCCTTGGTATCGTCTATTGTTTCCTTACTTATAACAGCAATGGCAACAGGTGCCTCGCTTCTTTTTTCGGCAGTGCGGTTGGCGCTCACTACTACCTGTTGCAACAGCCTGTCATGGGGGCGCAATGCTATTGCAAGCTTTTCTCCGTTTGCATCTGCAAAAGCGGTGTCAAACCCAACGGATGCAATTGTTATTTGTTTACCCTGCGCCAACAAATGAAATTCGCCCCTGGCATCAGACATGGCACGAACACCAGGAGCCGATATTACCGCTCCCTGGACAGGCTCTTTACTAATAGCATCATACACTTTGCCGGATATTTTATTTGATTGCTGTGAAAATGCAGGGCATAGAATAGCCACTAGCATTAACAACGTTATTAAATGCTTCATTTATTTTTTGTTTAAGCAATAGGCATAACCAGGCGGATCAGCCTCAGCAGAACCGGCGATCAACGACATGGGGATACAGGAAAGCAATATTCGCTTTCTGTAATTGAACAATAAATAAACTAGCTAATAGCAGGAGGATGGAAAACAGATATTGCCCTATCAAATACAGCATTATCATTATAAGTGAAGAAACTTGCTGCGGTACCAGTTGCATAAAAAGAAACACTTGCAAAGAATGCTTTGGAAGAAATGACTTCCAGCTTAGGGCCCGCTTTGCGCTCATTTTCTGCATCTTTCTTTTGTTGCTGCTCCATCTTCTTCATCATCTGGCACTTACCATTACAATGCATGGAAGGGCGGCTTTTATTCACGCAATTCTGAGCGAATGCTGCTGTATTAGCGTAATAATCCACAACGACAAAAGCCTTGCTGAATGTTTGAGCAAGGAATGCCGTGAACAGGAAAATTGCTAATAGCTGCCTCAAATGAAGAAAGATTAAGATGAGGCAAAACTATAACAGAACCTTGAAAGAAGGAAATTTATTGAAACAAAAAAAGATACAGCAGCCGATGTCTAAAAACTCAGCTTCACCCTATCGAGTGTGAGTGTATTCAGTACAATAAATGTATTTACAAACTGTGGATTACCCAGCAAAACAGAAACAGCAGCCTGGGCCATAAGTGTGCCCAGGATCCCGGGCACAGTACCCAATACGCCATTCACGGAACAACTGGGAACATCTTCAGGATTTGGCGGCTCCGGGAACAAGTGACGCAGGTGTTTACTTCCTTTATAATTAAAGATAGCCAGCTGCGCTTCGTATCCAAGAATACTGCCATATACCAGTGGTTTATTTAATGCAACAGCTGTATCATTCACGACATAACGGGTAGCAAAATTATCGCAGCCATCTATAATAAGGTCGTAATCTTTCATCAGCGCTGCACAGTTCTCTTCATTAAGAAATACCGGATGCTGCTGTAATATAACGTGAGGATTTTGCGCTGCCAGCTTTTCGGCAGCAGCAACTGTTTTATTTCTGCCTATATCGGCATTCATATACAACACCTGCCTGTGCAGATTAGAAACATCCACCACATCGCCATCCACCATCCCCAGGGTTCCGATGCCTATGGCTGCGAGGTATTGGAGTATAGGACAACCAAGCCCTCCGGCACCTACCACCAGCACTTTTGCCTGCTTTAATTGCTCCTGGCCGGCAATACCCACCTCGGGCAACAGCAGCTGCTTCATATACCTGTTCAGTTCATCTATGTTAAACATATCCGCTTCTATTGTCAGCTAAATGATCTATCCCAGTCTTTCCATACGGGCTCATAACCTTGCCGCCGGATCATCCCTGTAATAACGTCTACCGGCCTGTCGTCCGATATTTCGAACTGCTCAAGCGATTCCGGTGCTACCACATAACCACCGGGATTTGTTTTCGACGCAGCGCTCATACTGGTAACACCCAATTTTACTGCATTGTCGCGAAACACTTCCCGTTCACGTGTGGAAATAGCAATTTCAAGCTCTTCACTAAACAACCGCCAGGCGCAGATAAGCTGTACCAGCTCACGATCATTCATATAGGTTTCAAAAGATTTTTTCCCGGCAGTGCCAGTACTTTCTTTATCTATAGGCCTCAACCTGGGAAAAGAAACAGAATACTTTGTTTGCCAGTATTGCTTTTCCAGGTAACGCAAATGCAGGGCGGTAAAGAAGCAGTCGGTGCGCCAATCCTCCAAGCCTATCAATGTACCCAATCCTATTTTATGAATACCTGCTTTCCCAAGCCTGTCGGGCGTTTCGAGGCGGTAATTAAAATTTGACTTTTTGCCCTTAGGATGGTATTTCTTATAATTTTCCTTAAAATAAGTTTCCTGGTATACCAGTACTGTATTCAACCCCTCTTCCACCAATTGCGCATAGTCGTCCTGATCAAGCGGCTGCACTTCCATTGAGATATGGGAGAAGAAGGGTTTTACCAACCTGATAGCATTACGCAGATACGACACTCCTACTGTATGCATAGCTTCGCCGGTAACCAGCAGGATATGATCAAAACCCATATCCTTGATAACCTTTACCTCCTGTAGAATTTCAGCATCGGAAAGTGTCCTGCGTTTGATCTTGTTATCAAGGCTAAATGCGCAGTAGGTACAGATATTCTGGCATTCATTGCTTAGATAAAGCGGCACATACATCTGGATGGTTTTCCCGAAACGCTTTTGTGTACGCAAATGGCTCATCTGCGCCATTTGTTCCAGGAAAGGTATTGCTGCCGGAGAAAGCAGGGCTTTAAAGTCTTCCAGCGAGCGTTTTTCCTTATGGAGTGCAGCAAGAACATCTTCTCCCGTTTTTGCCAGGATACTTTGTTTTACCTCATGCCAGTTATAGGTATCGAAAATATTAGTGAACATAACAGGGCGGTTTTATAATTCCAGGAAAGAGGTCAGCGGGCTGCTGGCCTGTGCATGTTGCAGAACAGCACCTAGTTTTGCCTCATAGGCTTCACGGCCGGCTTCTACTGCCAGACGGAAGGCATTTGCCATTTTTGCAGGGTTGCCGGCAACTGCAATGGCAGTATTCACCAGCACCGCATCGGCGCCCATTTCCATCGCTTTTGCCGCATCGGACGGCGCACCAATGCCGGCATCGATGATTACCGGAACTTTAGACTGCTCTATGATAATTTCCAGGAAATCGAAGGTCCGGAGTCCTTTGTTTGTTCCTATAGGAGCCCCCAGAGGCATTACAGCTGCTGTTCCGGCATTTTCCAGCTGCTTACATAATACCGGGTCGGCATGGATATAAGGCAATATTACAAATCCCAGTTTTGCCAGTTCCTCTGTAGCCTTCAATGTTTCAATAGCATCCGGCAACAGGTATTTAGGATCGGGATGGATTTCAAGTTTCAGCCAGTTGGTTTCCAGCGCCTCTCTTGCAAGTTGTGCCGCAAACACCGCTTCGCGGGCATTACGTGCGCCGGAAGTATTAGGCAAAAGGTGAACACCCGGATGTTGTAAATGCGCCAGTAATGTATCGGAATCGGTAGTGAGATCAACACGCTTCAATGCCACTGTTACCAGTTCAGATTGTGAAGCCAGCACCGCCTCCTCCATCTGTTGCGGCGTACCAAATTTCCCCGTACCCAGGAACAGCCTGGACCGGAATGTTTTATCTGCGATATTAAGCACCTGCATATAAAGCCTGATTAAATTGATGAACCAATGTTGTAGGATCTGCCGCATTAGTGATAGCACCGGAAACAGCAACGCCATATACACCTGTAGCTACTATTACAGGGATGTCGTCAGGCACAATACCCCCAATCGCATAAACGGGAGGAAAAGATGCCGGCAAGGCAGTTATAATGTCCTTATATCCTTCAGCACCCAGCACAGGACTTAGTTTGTCTTTTGTAGTGGTGAACCGGAA
This Filimonas effusa DNA region includes the following protein-coding sequences:
- the thiH gene encoding 2-iminoacetate synthase ThiH produces the protein MFTNIFDTYNWHEVKQSILAKTGEDVLAALHKEKRSLEDFKALLSPAAIPFLEQMAQMSHLRTQKRFGKTIQMYVPLYLSNECQNICTYCAFSLDNKIKRRTLSDAEILQEVKVIKDMGFDHILLVTGEAMHTVGVSYLRNAIRLVKPFFSHISMEVQPLDQDDYAQLVEEGLNTVLVYQETYFKENYKKYHPKGKKSNFNYRLETPDRLGKAGIHKIGLGTLIGLEDWRTDCFFTALHLRYLEKQYWQTKYSVSFPRLRPIDKESTGTAGKKSFETYMNDRELVQLICAWRLFSEELEIAISTREREVFRDNAVKLGVTSMSAASKTNPGGYVVAPESLEQFEISDDRPVDVITGMIRRQGYEPVWKDWDRSFS
- a CDS encoding HesA/MoeB/ThiF family protein yields the protein MFNIDELNRYMKQLLLPEVGIAGQEQLKQAKVLVVGAGGLGCPILQYLAAIGIGTLGMVDGDVVDVSNLHRQVLYMNADIGRNKTVAAAEKLAAQNPHVILQQHPVFLNEENCAALMKDYDLIIDGCDNFATRYVVNDTAVALNKPLVYGSILGYEAQLAIFNYKGSKHLRHLFPEPPNPEDVPSCSVNGVLGTVPGILGTLMAQAAVSVLLGNPQFVNTFIVLNTLTLDRVKLSF
- a CDS encoding TonB-dependent receptor, which codes for MKHLITLLMLVAILCPAFSQQSNKISGKVYDAISKEPVQGAVISAPGVRAMSDARGEFHLLAQGKQITIASVGFDTAFADANGEKLAIALRPHDRLLQQVVVSANRTAEKRSEAPVAIAVISKETIDDTKAQRMDQLLNKVSGVNMIALSNEQHQMSIRQPITTKSLFLYMEDGLPIRTTGVYNHNALLEMNMAAAKTIEVIKGPASALYGAEAIAGAVNVITQAAPAFTSGSISTQIDNLGYKRADAQLGTSLGKWGVIASGYYANRSNGPVDFSDFHKSIATLRTDYKPNDKMNWTNTLAYLDYNADMTGSLDSLKFARKNYTSQQTFTFRSVYALRYKSMLNYQWNKQSSSSLSFLFRDNSIKQNPSYSISAMPNTTDKSKYRGQINENAFQTYALFAQHTQRFNWLNSKVIAGATLDLSPQRYNARFITIHRDINSGIYDSYANSDSLLSNYKTGITNMAGYLDYEFSPVKNVRIVTALRYDAFRYDYTNKLPANKVTGAASTVNNFSRFTPKLGLTYNYRGIGFYGNYSQGYVPPQLTELYSSTAVAPYLLPQTFFNYEVGGWLSLVSNKLYADWSIYLMNGSNEIISVLQPDNTTINQNAGNTRHKGIEYGLTYKTAAGLTVRFSGSGSKHAFIRNVAGGINYNGYEMSGAPRFTGNAEVTYKPTWINGLRVSAEWQHVSGYYMDDLNKTRYKGYDVLNLRTGYQWHGLEIWTNVLNLFNQYYATTATAAFRASGTTYSYNLADPRNITIGLGYRW
- a CDS encoding thiazole synthase; the protein is MQVLNIADKTFRSRLFLGTGKFGTPQQMEEAVLASQSELVTVALKRVDLTTDSDTLLAHLQHPGVHLLPNTSGARNAREAVFAAQLAREALETNWLKLEIHPDPKYLLPDAIETLKATEELAKLGFVILPYIHADPVLCKQLENAGTAAVMPLGAPIGTNKGLRTFDFLEIIIEQSKVPVIIDAGIGAPSDAAKAMEMGADAVLVNTAIAVAGNPAKMANAFRLAVEAGREAYEAKLGAVLQHAQASSPLTSFLEL